Proteins co-encoded in one Sander vitreus isolate 19-12246 chromosome 9, sanVit1, whole genome shotgun sequence genomic window:
- the LOC144523728 gene encoding calreticulin-like, producing the protein MKLSVAILAVFASIAVTIDATVYFKEQFLDGDGWESRWVESKHKSDYGQWKLSAGKFYGDAEADKGIQTSQDARFYALSARFEPFSNEGKPLVIQFTIKHEQKIDCGGGYVKVFPSDLDQSNMHGDSQYYIMFGPDICGYSTKKVHVIFNYKGQNHLIKKDIKCKDDELTNLYTLILNPDQTYEVKINNEKVESGSLEDDWDMLPLKKIKDPEAKKPSDWDDRAKIDDPSDTKPEDWDKPETIPDPDAKKPSDWDEDMDGEWEPPMITNPEYKGEWSPKKIDNPDYKGAWVHPEIDNPEYSPDAAMYKFEKIGVLGLDLWQVKSGTIFDNFLITDDVKEAEEFGKETWGATKGPEKKMKDDQEDMERKVREEEEKSKKKDTEGGDEEAEEEEEEEEDGEEEDEAEEHGKEVEEDAGTEEDSDVKEKDEL; encoded by the exons ATGAAGCTCTCAGTGGCGATTCTCGCAGTTTTTGCATCGATAGCTGTCACCATTGACGCTACCGTCTACTTCAAGGAACAATTTCTGGATGGAG ATGGATGGGAGAGCCGGTGGGTCGAGTCCAAACACAAGTCAGACTATGGCCAATGGAAACTGAGTGCTGGGAAGTTTTATGGGGATGCTGAGGCTGATAAAG GTATCCAGACCAGCCAGGACGCCCGCTTTTACGCCCTGTCGGCTCGCTTCGAGCCCTTTAGCAACGAGGGAAAGCCCCTGGTCATCCAGTTCACCATCAAGCACGAGCAGAAGATCGACTGCGGTGGTGGCTACGTCAAGGTCTTCCCGTCTGACCTCGACCAGAGCAACATGCACGGAGACTCCCAGTATTACATCATGTTTG GGCCTGACATCTGTGGATACAGCACAAAGAAGGTTCATGTGATCTTCAACTACAAGGGCCAGAACCACCTCATCAAGAAAGACATCAAATGCAAA gATGACGAGCTGACCAACCTGTACACGCTGATCCTGAATCCAGACCAGACATACGAGGTGAAGATCAACAACGAGAAGGTGGAGTCCGGCTCCCTGGAGGACGACTGGGACATGCTGCCCCTAAAGAAGATCAAGGACCCAGAGGCCAAGAAGCCCAGCGACTGGGACGACAGGGCCAAGATCGACGACCCCAGCGACACCAAGCCTGAG GACTGGGACAAGCCAGAGACCATCCCCGACCCTGATGCCAAGAAGCCTAGTGACTGGGACGAGGACATGGACGGAGAGTGGGAACCTCCCATGATCACCAACCCAGAGTACAAA GGTGAGTGGAGTCCCAAGAAGATTGACAACCCTGACTACAAAGGAGCATGGGTCCACCCCGAGATCGACAACCCAGAGTACTCTCCTGACGCCGCCATGTACAAGTTTGAGAAAATTGGAGTACTGGGTCTGGATCTGTGGCAG GTGAAATCTGGTACCATCTTTGACAACTTCCTGATCACTGACGATGTCAAAGAAGCAGAGGAGTTTGGGAAAGAAACCTGGGGAGCTACTAAG GGACCAGAGAAGAAGATGAAAGACGATCAGGAGGACATGGAGAGGAaagtgagggaggaggaggagaagagcaAGAAGAAGGACACTGAAGGCGGTGATGAGGAggcggaggaagaggaggaggaggaggaagacggcgaggaggaggacgaggcaGAGGAACACGGCAAGGAGGTGGAAGAGGACGCCGGGACGGAAGAGGACAGCGATGTCAAAGAGAAGGACGAGTTGTAG